The following proteins are co-located in the Fusarium verticillioides 7600 chromosome 7, whole genome shotgun sequence genome:
- a CDS encoding mitochondrial import inner membrane translocase subunit TIM9 has translation MDMLSAAEQRTLEQRMQKRQVKEFMGAFGGLVEHCFMSCVDDFTSKAISTRESGCINRCVQKWMASQQRISDRFQEHNAQLTAQMNK, from the exons ATGGATAT GCTTTCCGCAGCTGAGCAGCGCACTCTTGAGCAGCGCATGCAGAAGCGCCAGGTCAAGGAGTTTATGGGC GCATTCGGTGGCCTTGTTGAGCACTGCTTCATGTCCTGTGTCGACGACTTCACCTCAAAGGCCATCTCAACCCGAGAAAGTGGCTGTATCAACCGCTGCGTTCAGAAGTggatggcttctcaacagcgCATCAGCGACCGCTTCCAAGAGCACAATGCCCAGCTCACAGCCCAGATGAACAAATAA
- a CDS encoding ULK/ULK protein kinase (At least one base has a quality score < 10), which translates to MAARQESSTSSGSRKSGSRAVVGQFNIGSEIGKGSFAQVYLGWHKDTKAAVAIKSVELERLNKKLRENLYSEIQILKTLRHPHIVALHDCLESTSHINLIMEYCELGDLSLFIKKREKLATHPATHDMARKYPSAPNSGLHEVVIRHFLKQLTSALEFLRSKNYVHRDVKPQNLLLLPSRPFRDQRSRPVMQASQDSLIPIAGLASLPMLKLADFGFARVLPSTSLADTLCGSPLYMAPEILRYERYDAKADLWSVGTVLYEMSTGRPPFRARNHVELLRKIEAAEDVIKFPREVTISADLKALIRSLLKRSPVERLSFENFFAHQVVTSEIPGLVEDDILKPVRQEPREVRSAFHGGSPSLSSRSPRQPGYESPRDGIASRSPRDQHSRSPQAASPGEGRYSRQSHDSQRPAGNSPREVGEGLGIRRPVAHHAATAPVQQRIQDRGNSRDKVSPPTSLLNQARRDRALSNPSITEEEKAAQDVALEREYVVVERRHVEVNALADELAANERFSDPSSQRTGPMTRRYTQQGAPTSTSGAIATPSSRNALVAQSRHDRKSSYDKALSASPGSASSAISKAIQDASLRLFGFKVPPLRGTPKGPSPPLYQAFPTYPTPQAPVGLLGDGKNTHGTDEDARAAQAIEEFATRSDCVYGFAEVKYKQLVPLAPSADHILGGLEPEQMENEEDGLTVEAIVALSEEALVLYVKSLTLLARAMDIASVWWSKKSRGETGTGLSAAAAQSIVQRINAVVQWVRQRFNEVLEKSEIVRMKLTEAQKQLPEDHPSHPSNHGTESIASSAGGATKQVYLTPGISAEKLMYDRALEMSRAAAIDEVTNENLSGCEISYITAIRMLEAVLDNDDDSGLDTRRLSTGKEDERDAVKETSGGELDSDEEAHVRKMIKMITGRLAAVRKKQQMIAEANSKTLQSYQQSTRRRSGDITPRSVPSHSSS; encoded by the exons ATGGCGGCCCGGCAGGAgtcctcgacctcctcgGGGTCCAGGAAGTCGGGCAGTCGTGCTGTAGTAGGACAGTTCAACATCGGCTCCGAGATTGGAAAGGGTAGTTTTGCTCAAGTGTATTTAGGTTGGCATAAG GACACTAAGGCTGCCGTTGCCATCAAATCCGTCGAGCTCGAACgtctgaacaagaagctacGAGAGAACCTCTACAGCGAAATACAAATACTCAAGACATTACGCCACCCACACATCGTCGCCCTCCATGACTGTCTCGAGTCGACAAGCCACATCAATTTAATTATGGAATACTGCGAGCTTGGCGATCTATCCCTGTTCATCAAGAAACGAGAGAAGCTCGCCACACATCCTGCCACACATGATATGGCCCGCAAGTATCCAAGTGCGCCAAACTCCGGCTTGCATGAGGTTGTCATTCGACATTTCTTGAAACAGCTGACTAGTGCCCTCGAGTTCCTACGCAGCAAGAACTACGTTCACCGAGATGTCAAGCCACAAAATCTGCTACTGCTGCCCTCACGGCCCTTCAGGGACCAAAGAAGTCGCCCTGTCATGCAAGCCAGCCAAGACTCGCTGATCCCTATCGCCGGATTAGCATCCTTACCTAtgctcaagcttgccgaCTTCGGCTTCGCACGTGTGCTTCCCTCTACTTCCCTGGCCGATACCCTTTGTGGATCCCCCCTGTACATGGCCCCAGAAATTCTCCGATACGAGCGATATGATGCGAAAGCCGATCTTTGGTCAGTGGGAACTGTGCTCTATGAGATGAGCACAGGTCGCCCTCCGTTCCGGGCTAGAAACCACGTCGAACTGCTGCGTAAGATTGAAGCTGCCGAGGATGTTATCAAGTTCCCCAGGGAGGTGACTATCAGTGCCGACCTGAAAGCTCTAATTCGAAGTCTACTCAAGAGAAGTCCTGTCGAGCGACTGAGTTTCGAGAATTTCTTCGCACATCAGGTCGTTACGAGCGAAATTCCTGGCTTAGTAGAGGATGATATTCTAAAGCCAGTCAGGCAAGAACCTCGGGAGGTGAGATCAGCCTTTCATGGGGGTTCGCCTTCGTTATCATCACGAAGTCCCCGACAACCCGGTTACGAATCGCCAAGAGACGGCATTGCTTCAAGATCTCCCAGAGATCAGCACTCAAGGTCGCCACAAGCAGCAAGCCCGGGAGAAGGTCGGTATTCTCGGCAATCGCATGACAGCCAAAGACCAGCGGGAAATTCTCCTCGCGAGGTCGGGGAGGGTCTTGGAATTCGCCGCCCAGTTGCACACCATGCAGCGACTGCTCCGGTTCAGCAACGTATCCAGGATAGGGGAAATAGTCGGGATAAGGTCTCACCTCCAACATCTCTCCTGAACCAGGCACGCAGGGACAGAGCCTTGAGCAATCCATCAATtacagaagaggagaaggcggCGCAAGATGTTGCCTTGGAGCGAGAATACgtggttgttgagagacGGCATGTTGAGGTCAACGCTCTGGCCGATGAACTGGCAGCGAACGAGCGATTCAGTGACCCATCCTCTCAAAGAACAGGACCCATGACTCGACGGTATACTCAACAAGGTGCACCCACTTCTACATCAGGAGCAATTGCCACTCCGTCTTCTCGCAATGCTTTGGTGGCCCAGAGCCGCCATGACCGGAAATCATCGTACGACAAGGCTCTTTCTGCTAGTCCAGGTTCAGCCTCTAGTGCTATCTCTAAGGCGATCCAAGACGCCAGCCTGCGTCTTTTTGGCTTCAAGGTCCCCCCTCTGCGTGGTACACCAAAGGGCCCATCGCCTCCCCTGTATCAAGCTTTCCCGACATATCCAACTCCTCAGGCCCCAGTCGGACTTTTAGGTGACGGCAAAAACACTCACGGAACCGACGAGGATGCTCGAGCCGCGCAAGCCATAGAAGAGTTTGCAACACGTAGTGACTGTGTCTACGGTTTCGCCGAAGTCAAGTACAAGCAGCTTGTTCCTCTGGCACCGTCCGCCGATCATATTTTGGGCGGTCTAGAACCTGAACAAATGGAAAATGAGGAAGACGGATTGACAGTTGAGGCAATTGTTGCTCTCTCAGAGGAGGCTCTTGTTCTATATGTGAAGTCGCTCACTCTTCTCGCCAGAGCTATGGACATAGCTAGTGTCTGGTGGTCCAAGAAGAGCCGGGGAGAAACAGGCACCGGCCtatcggctgctgctgctcagaGCATTGTTCAGCGCATAAACGCAGTGGTTCAGTGGGTCCGGCAGCGATTTAACGAGGTGCTGGAGAAGTCGGAAATCGTCCGTATGAAGCTCACGGAAGCGCAGAAGCAACTGCCTGAAGACCATCCCAGCCATCCATCTAACCACGGAACAGAATCGATTGCTTCCTCCGCAGGGGGCGCGACCAAGCAGGTTTACTTGACCCCTGGCATAagtgctgagaagctcatgtATGATCGGGCGCTGGAGATGAGTCGCGCTGCCGCAATTGACGAAGTTACGAACGAGAACCTCTCCGGATGCGAGATTTCGTACATCACGGCCATCCGAATGCTTGAGGCTGTGTTGGACAACGATGACGATTCAGGCTTAGATACAAGAAGGTTGTCGAcgggcaaagaagatgagcgAGACGCCGTCAAGGAAACTAGCGGTGGTGAGCTtgacagcgacgaggaggccCATGTTCGAAAGA tgatcaagatgatcacaGGACGACTTGCAGCTGTGCGCAAGAAGCAACAAATGATTGCTgaagccaacagcaagacATTACAGTCTTATCAGCAGTCAACACGTCGTCGAAGCGGTGATATCACACCACGCAGTGTCCCTTCGCACTCATCCTCCTGA
- a CDS encoding ornithine aminotransferase yields MSPHAEKAVSRFHATSTEKAITIEEEYAAHNYHPLPVVFSRAEGINVWDPEGRHYYDFLSAYSAVNQGHCHPELVKTLAEQAGRLTLSSRAFYNDVFPKWAEKVRDVFGYDMVLPMCTGAEAVETAIKIARKWAYKVKGVPQEKAWIFGVSENFHGRTMTAITLSVDPESRENYGPYVPNVGAFNPTTGKAIRYNNVADLEEVLEAHGKETAAFICEPIQGEAGVVVPDEDYLAKVQALCTKHNVLFICDEIQTGIGRTGRMLCSQWANIKPDLVTLGKAISGGMYPVSCVLSSKEVMLVVEPGTHGSTYGGNPLGCAVSIRALEIMEEEDLTAKAEKLGNMFRDGLKALNTPILKVIRGKGLLNAVVIDESAANGRTAWDLCLLLKSKGLLAKPTHGDIIRFAPPLVISEEELRKGLEIISEAIKELPNVERAHGH; encoded by the exons atGTCTCCCCACGCTGAAAAGGCCGTCTCTCGGTTCCATGCAACCTCTACCGAGAAGGCTATCACCATTGAAGAGGAGTACGCCGCTCACAACTACCACCCTCTCCCCGTAGTCTTCTCACGCGCCGAGGGCATCAACGTCTGGGATCCTGAGGGCCGCCACTACTACGACTTCCTCTCTGCATACAGCGCCGTCAACCAGGGCCACTGCCACCCCGAACTCGTCAAGACTCTTGCCGAGCAGGCTGGTCGATTGACCCTCAGCTCCAGAGCCTTCTACAACGATGTCTTCCCCAAGTGGGCTGAGAAGGTCCGTGATGTTTTCGGCTACGACATGGTTCTGCCCATGTGCACTGgcgctgaagctgttgagacAGCCATCAAGATTGCCCGCAAGTGGGCgtacaaggtcaagggtgtTCCTCAGGAGAAGGCTTGGATCTTTGGTGTTTCCGAGAACTTCCACGGCCGAACC ATGACCGCCATTACTCTGTCTGTCGACCCCGAATCAAGAGAAAACTACGGCCCTTATGTCCCCAACGTAGGCGCCTTCAACCCCACCACTGGCAAGGCCATTCGATACAACAACGTTGCCGATCTCgaggaggttcttgaggctcACGGCAAGGAGACTGCTGCTTTCATCTGCGAGCCCATCCAGGgtgaggctggtgttgttgtccCCGATGAGGATTACCTCGCAAAGGTCCAGGCTCTCTGCACCAAGCACAACGTTTTGTTCATCTGCGACGAGATCCAGACTGGTATCGGCCGAACTGGACGCATGCTCTGCTCCCAGTGggccaacatcaagcccGACCTTGTCACCCTTGGAAAGGCCATTTCTGGTGGCATGTACCCTGTGAGCTGCGTTCTTAGCAGCAAGGAGGTCATGCTAGTCGTCGAGCCCGGCACTCACGGTTCTACCTACGGTGGTAACCCTCTGGGCTGTGCCGTCTCAATCCGCGCTCTTGAGATtatggaagaggaggatcttactgccaaggctgagaagctcggtAACATGTTCCGCGATGGcctcaaggctctcaacacCCCTATCCTCAAGGTGATCCGAGGAAAGGGTCTCCTCAACGCCGTTGTCATCGACGAATCTGCTGCCAACGGCCGAACTGCCTGGGATCTGTGCCTGCTGCTCAAGAGCAAGGGTCTTCTCGCTAAGCCCACTCACGGCGACATCATCCGCTTTGCGCCTCCTCTGGTGATCAGTGAAGAGGAGCTTCGaaagggtcttgagatcatttccgaggctatcaaggagCTTCCCAATGTTGAGCGAGCTCACGGTCACTAA
- a CDS encoding GPI mannosyltransferase 3: MSSATVSRKVLDEARNKRNRSVFLRDIIVIRLINAWWIATFFQPDEFFQSLEPAWDLAFGSRSGAWLTWEWKHQLRTSLHPALFAGSYLIADFISSHILPIGILRAAILVAAPKALQAVIAGLGDWYTWQLAVSIYGANSNVSFFALFLQLFNPWQWYCSTRTFSNSLEMTLTVMALYYWPWELVSAVQTTKENPKSTPVLRSLWSLRASLCLAALAVVLRPTNVLIWATIVFFTLTRISLQGSSPITISTVFALVREAILCGSLILAISIASDRLYFGFWTFPAYNFLNFNLSKSLAVFYGRNPWHYYILQGLPLICTTSLPFAIVALYKPSAFASSTSQSNALKTLAYTVFTTIGALSFISHKEVRFIYPLLPALSILSAPVTSSFFTFQPDATTNNPRPRPEIRNKHYLLAALGVNVFLAGYLSFFHQPAPLNVLSYLRHEYERIHPDSVQLAQTSRFSVGPEKDEELFALFLMPCHSTPWRSHLVYPGLRAYALTCEPPLHTEPNTPERENYRDEADRFYDNPIPFLTSELFGPEKPLTIPRYIVGFDGIEPWLQDFVKTPEAQALGLTQVRPVWKGFNGLFNEDWRRAGKMIVWDTGIYDNAPPVKEL, from the exons ATGTCGTCCGCAACAGTTTCAAGAAAAGTGTTGGATGAGGCTCGGAATAAGAGGAATCGTTCTGTTTTCCTGCGTGATATCATTGTCATTCGGCTCATCAATGCTTGGTGGATAGCTACCTTTTTCCAGCCAGATGAGTTCTTCCAATCTCTTGAGCCAGCTTGGGATTTGGCCTTTGGCTCTAGGAGCGGTGCATGGTTAACTTGG GAATGGAAACATCAACTCAGAACCTCTCTTCACCCAGCTCTCTTTGCCGGGTCCTATCTCATCGCAGACTTCATCTCCAGCCACATCCTCCCTATAGGCATCCTCCGCGCTGCCATCCTCGTCGCAGCCCCGAAAGCCCTTCAAGCCGTcattgctggtcttggcgaCTGGTACACCTGGCAACTCGCCGTGTCTATCTATGGAGCCAACAGCAATGTCTCCTTCTTTGCA CTCTTccttcaactcttcaacCCCTGGCAATGGTACTGTTCTACACGTACCTTTTCCAACTCTCTTGAGATGACTCTCACTGTGATGGCGTTGTACTATTGGCCCTGGGAACTTGTCAGTGCTGTGCAGACAACAAAGGAGAATCCCAAATCCACACCTGTTCTCAGGAGTCTCTGGTCGCTTCGTGCATCTCTGTGCCTGGCAGCATTGGCCGTTGTTCTTCGACCGACCAATGTTCTCATCTGGGCGACCATTGTATTCTTCACTCTCACCCGGATCTCACTACAAGGCTCTTCACCGATTACAATTTCGACTGTATTTGCATTGGTTCGCGAGGCAATTCTCTGCGGTTCCCTAATCTTGGCCATATCCATCGCATCAGATCGTCTATACTTTGGCTTCTGGACATTCCCTGCGTacaacttcctcaacttcaacctctccaAATCTCTTGCCGTGTTCTATGGCCGCAATCCATGGCATTACTACATTCTCCAGGGTCTCCCTCTTATCTGCACCACCAGTCTTCCTTTTGCAATTGTGGCTCTGTATAAGCCGAGTGCATTTGCCTCATCAACGAGCCAGTCCAATGCACTCAAGACACTCGCATATACCGTCTTCACAACTATCGGTGCGCTTTCATTCATCTCTCATAAGGAGGTTCGCTTCATCtatcctcttctcccagcACTCAGCATCCTCTCCGCTCCCGTTACCTCCTCATTCTTCACTTTCCAGCCAGATGCTACCACCAACAACCCCCGTCCTCGGCCTGAAATCCGCAATAAGCACTACCTCCTGGCTGCACTGGGCGTCAACGTCTTTCTCGCCGGATATCtatccttcttccaccaaccAGCCCCCCTCAATGTTCTTTCATATCTCCGTCATGAATACGAACGCATCCACCCAGACTCAGTTCAACTCGCCCAGACTTCTCGCTTCTCTGTTGGACCTGAGAAAGACGAAGAGTTATTCGCCCTTTTCCTCATGCCTTGCCATTCTACCCCTTGGCGATCCCACCTAGTATACCCTGGCCTACGAGCTTACGCCCTCACTTGTGAACCACCTCTTCACACTGAGCCAAACACTCCTGAGCGAGAGAACTATCGTGATGAGGCTGATCGCTTTTACGACAACCCTATTCCATTTCTTACTTCGGAGCTATTTGGACCAGAAAAGCCGCTTACTATTCCTCGCTACATCGTCGGTTTCGACGGTATCGAGCCATGGCTACAGGACTTCGTCAAGACTCCTGAGGCGCAGGCTCTCGGTCTCACACAGGTGCGCCCTGTTTGGAAGGGCTTCAATGGTTTGTTTAACGAAGATTGGCGACGCGCGGGAAAGATGATTGTGTGGGACACCGGTATTTACGATAACGCACCTCCAGTGAAGGAGCTGTAG